In Cytophagales bacterium, the following are encoded in one genomic region:
- a CDS encoding TonB-dependent receptor, with protein MKLKILLWVLAGFPMVATAQYGFITGKVYDRFGPLANVAVNIENSPYGTYTDDNGYYAFEIDTGFHNLNLKLPGYNETVITIELQNLDQKELDVEMESELMDADVATGTKTAVTQNQLESPVPIDVVYGHQLLSTGQVELAQALHQLLPSFYAVKQSIDDPINMVDPISLRGLGPDQILVLVNGKRRHKSAFLNIQDVFGRGTAGTDLNTIPLTAIDRVEVLRDGASSQYGSDAIGGVINIILKRQPSTPVISSYAGESMEGDGGIENIEFNYGMALKRKGFLNVTAAYNKQDAVNRGGAYSGRLFTSDTLERLPNLRDSVLSESPFPNNTAYELGSSSFQNGSFLVNARLELTDQFDFYGFGGVNYRLGSINGAFRYPVQSDQIVLLYHQWGFSPRINSELEDRSLNMGIDGHVGEWFLDVSFSTASSKFDVTVENFNNASLSILTPLSSFTGAYKYGHDIFGFDASREFQLGLGEIDLAFGGEFRQEQYDLIDGELESYQNGNLIDPMGNFIEDSTQWGTAATGMQGYFGVNESDALEEIRTNGSFYAELDYSLNKFLLSLAGRYEEYSDFGAQTTHKVATRYKFANQLTVRGSYNTGFKAPSLHQLYYQRTSTQPLNGAIQNVQLINSQTPIIGNFLPFVTVLQPETSESFSVGVTSNINRNISLSIDAYRTDIKDRIGLTSRIPIQAFRELGEGDPFLEELVEGVIDFYIANDVQFVELFTNLFDTRTRGFDAVLAAQYNFPRTAIHFNSSLSYMETEVLGVEGLDGETVEDNYRAEAVQIESFVPQYQWINNFSVTLNKINFTIGHVRYGETEFLHPRDNNPLNWELNENSGQVESRDQQFAAKDLFNFDVKYRFFNKLDMTIGALNVTNQYPDKLRHSENIRNGVFTYSPNVRQFDLRGAYFYTRLNFTF; from the coding sequence ATGAAATTGAAGATTCTTTTGTGGGTATTGGCAGGTTTTCCAATGGTAGCTACGGCACAGTATGGGTTCATTACAGGGAAAGTATATGATCGATTTGGACCATTGGCGAATGTCGCTGTGAATATTGAAAACTCGCCTTATGGAACCTATACGGATGATAATGGCTACTATGCCTTTGAAATTGATACGGGATTCCACAACCTGAACCTGAAGCTCCCGGGTTATAATGAAACCGTGATCACCATTGAGTTGCAGAACCTTGATCAAAAGGAATTGGACGTAGAAATGGAAAGCGAATTAATGGATGCAGATGTGGCCACGGGGACCAAGACTGCAGTGACACAGAATCAATTAGAATCACCCGTGCCCATTGATGTGGTATACGGGCATCAATTGCTGAGTACAGGTCAGGTGGAGTTGGCACAGGCACTGCATCAATTATTGCCAAGTTTTTACGCTGTAAAGCAATCCATCGATGATCCGATCAATATGGTAGATCCTATATCATTACGTGGGCTTGGCCCCGATCAGATCCTTGTGTTGGTCAATGGGAAAAGGAGACATAAAAGTGCCTTTCTGAACATTCAGGATGTATTTGGGCGAGGAACCGCAGGTACAGACCTGAATACGATTCCACTCACAGCCATTGATCGGGTGGAAGTATTGCGAGATGGGGCTTCCTCTCAATACGGTTCCGATGCGATAGGTGGAGTCATCAATATCATCCTCAAGCGCCAACCCTCCACACCAGTGATCTCTTCTTATGCTGGAGAATCCATGGAAGGAGATGGCGGGATTGAGAACATCGAATTCAACTACGGCATGGCGCTCAAACGCAAAGGCTTTTTGAATGTAACTGCAGCCTATAATAAACAAGATGCGGTCAATCGGGGTGGGGCCTACAGTGGTCGACTTTTCACCTCTGATACACTGGAGAGATTACCCAATCTGAGAGATAGTGTCCTTAGTGAATCCCCGTTTCCAAATAATACAGCATATGAATTGGGGAGCAGTAGCTTTCAAAATGGGTCATTTCTGGTTAATGCCCGCCTGGAATTGACTGATCAATTTGACTTCTATGGTTTTGGAGGTGTGAATTACAGGTTGGGCTCCATTAACGGCGCTTTTCGTTATCCCGTACAAAGCGATCAAATTGTACTGTTGTATCACCAATGGGGATTCTCTCCACGAATAAATTCTGAATTAGAAGATCGGTCTCTGAACATGGGAATTGATGGTCATGTCGGGGAGTGGTTCCTGGATGTAAGCTTCTCTACGGCAAGTTCCAAATTCGATGTGACCGTGGAGAACTTCAATAATGCTTCTCTGAGTATTTTAACTCCTTTGTCCAGTTTCACAGGTGCTTATAAGTATGGTCATGATATTTTTGGTTTTGATGCCTCCCGCGAGTTTCAACTAGGACTTGGCGAAATAGATCTGGCATTTGGTGGAGAATTCCGACAGGAACAGTATGATTTGATTGACGGTGAGCTGGAATCCTACCAAAATGGCAACCTGATTGACCCCATGGGTAACTTCATAGAAGATTCGACGCAATGGGGAACTGCTGCTACGGGAATGCAAGGCTACTTTGGTGTCAATGAATCCGATGCGTTGGAAGAAATACGGACCAATGGATCTTTCTATGCCGAGTTAGATTATTCGTTAAATAAGTTCCTGCTGTCGCTAGCCGGTCGGTATGAGGAGTACTCTGATTTCGGTGCACAAACAACGCACAAGGTGGCCACAAGATACAAATTTGCGAATCAACTGACAGTAAGGGGTTCCTACAATACAGGTTTTAAGGCTCCTAGCTTACACCAATTATATTATCAGCGTACGTCGACTCAACCCCTCAACGGAGCGATTCAAAACGTACAATTGATCAATTCACAAACACCTATTATAGGGAATTTTCTTCCGTTTGTAACAGTGCTCCAGCCCGAGACCTCCGAAAGCTTTAGCGTGGGAGTTACTTCCAATATCAATCGGAATATTTCCCTGAGCATTGATGCGTACCGAACAGATATCAAAGATCGAATTGGACTGACCTCCAGAATTCCAATTCAGGCATTTAGAGAGCTTGGTGAAGGAGATCCTTTCCTTGAAGAACTGGTAGAAGGTGTTATCGACTTTTATATCGCAAATGATGTTCAGTTTGTGGAGTTGTTTACGAACCTTTTTGATACGCGTACCAGGGGATTTGACGCGGTTTTAGCAGCACAATATAACTTTCCTAGAACAGCCATCCATTTTAATTCAAGTTTGAGCTATATGGAAACAGAAGTATTGGGAGTCGAGGGGTTAGATGGCGAAACAGTAGAGGATAATTACCGGGCAGAAGCCGTTCAGATAGAGTCGTTTGTTCCTCAATATCAATGGATTAACAATTTTTCAGTTACACTGAACAAGATCAATTTCACAATAGGCCACGTTCGGTATGGAGAAACAGAGTTTTTGCACCCCAGAGATAATAATCCTCTTAATTGGGAATTGAATGAAAACTCAGGACAGGTGGAGTCCAGGGATCAGCAATTTGCCGCTAAAGATCTATTTAATTTTGACGTGAAATATCGCTTTTTTAACAAGCTGGATATGACCATTGGTGCCCTAAATGTGACTAATCAATATCCTGATAAGCTAAGGCACAGCGAAAATATTCGAAACGGTGTATTCACCTATAGCCCTAATGTTCGGCAATTTGATCTTCGGGGAGCATATTTCTACACCCGATTGAATTTCACTTTTTGA
- a CDS encoding caspase family protein: protein MPNRQNLIKTGLLGFWMLWGPITLLAQQSKYALVVGNADYAYLETLRNSTNDANDMGALLEKMDFDVDLYTDLSKESFQEAIKEFNRKIRNYDVVLFYYAGHGLEIGGKNYFVPIDAIATSISEIKRNCVSANSIIYSIKAAEADANIIILDACRSNPFTLVSASDKNDGLALMDAPPGTIISFATAPGKVAYDGNGRNGEYTNALLTHMGAFDVEIKDVFANVRNSVVRRTNERQVPWESTSLTQPITLRPKPEVPIQVSILEGDSVTFEGNGELHAVSNLKGVAFNWYYEGKQFTNGAVTQVNRKGRYQVKAISQQGQIILSESIIVTIKSFVKPHTYIEEGQFVTFNQRGLLHGRSNVKGDFKWLKGTNVVAEGYELEVNIPGVYRFQVTTNDGDRVASEAIIVRIKGAK from the coding sequence ATGCCTAACAGACAAAACTTGATCAAAACCGGTTTACTTGGCTTTTGGATGCTCTGGGGGCCAATTACTCTGCTTGCCCAACAAAGCAAGTACGCACTGGTGGTTGGTAACGCTGATTATGCCTATCTGGAAACCTTGCGGAATTCAACAAATGATGCCAATGATATGGGCGCCTTGTTGGAGAAAATGGATTTCGATGTGGACCTCTACACGGACCTGAGTAAGGAATCCTTTCAGGAAGCCATCAAAGAATTCAACCGAAAAATCAGGAATTACGATGTGGTCTTATTTTACTACGCCGGGCATGGATTGGAAATTGGAGGTAAGAACTATTTCGTGCCCATCGATGCGATTGCAACTTCCATTTCAGAGATCAAACGCAATTGCGTGAGTGCAAACTCCATCATTTATTCCATCAAGGCAGCTGAGGCCGATGCCAATATCATCATTCTGGATGCCTGTCGCAGCAATCCGTTTACGTTGGTTAGTGCTTCAGACAAGAATGACGGACTGGCATTAATGGATGCGCCACCTGGCACCATTATCTCCTTTGCGACGGCACCTGGAAAAGTAGCTTATGATGGCAACGGAAGAAACGGAGAATACACCAATGCCTTGCTCACTCATATGGGGGCTTTTGATGTGGAAATTAAGGATGTATTCGCCAATGTTCGAAATTCCGTTGTTCGCCGAACCAATGAGAGACAAGTGCCATGGGAATCAACCTCGCTTACACAACCAATCACGCTACGTCCAAAACCAGAAGTCCCAATCCAGGTTAGCATTCTGGAGGGAGATTCGGTGACCTTTGAAGGCAATGGTGAATTACACGCCGTTTCGAATTTGAAAGGAGTAGCATTTAATTGGTATTATGAAGGCAAGCAGTTTACCAATGGTGCGGTGACCCAGGTCAATCGGAAGGGCCGCTATCAGGTGAAAGCGATCAGCCAACAAGGACAGATCATCTTATCTGAGTCAATCATTGTGACCATCAAATCCTTTGTTAAGCCACATACCTACATTGAAGAAGGGCAATTTGTCACCTTCAATCAACGGGGATTATTGCACGGCAGATCGAACGTGAAAGGAGATTTTAAATGGCTCAAAGGGACCAATGTTGTCGCCGAAGGGTACGAATTAGAGGTAAATATTCCCGGTGTTTACCGGTTTCAAGTGACGACCAATGATGGTGATCGAGTTGCCTCCGAGGCTATAATTGTTCGAATAAAAGGCGCTAAATGA
- a CDS encoding DUF2911 domain-containing protein, producing MKRIVTIFSCLFIAVFLVQGQDVGGKTRVSQSRTSSANIGKCDITIKYHSPSVNGRKIFGGIVPFDFVVDGKEYPWRAGSNERTSMEFSHDVQINGKSLPAGSYGFVVLVEKDQWILIFSSGKSWGAFNYDKANDVIRVPVETRQLPFQEWLSYDFLNPESESVDIQLRWENTAVMFQVKTNATMNIMKNLVGKTDKTASEYQELALRTLEWDKDAYDKALVYLDSSKTKIDDNENEAYRRAYTFNYKVLKGEWLQAIGEKKEGKALLEEGLSEAAGFNAYYYGLNKLLVQGKPKESLAILEAQINRDPKNRANFLALGEYHLNQGNQKEATESFKQAYELSKGSLGENYCRYLYLQNKLVLERS from the coding sequence ATGAAAAGGATCGTTACCATATTCAGTTGCTTATTTATTGCCGTATTTCTGGTTCAAGGCCAGGATGTTGGCGGAAAAACACGCGTCAGTCAATCTCGCACAAGCAGCGCCAACATCGGGAAATGCGACATCACCATCAAGTATCACAGCCCATCCGTGAATGGCAGGAAAATCTTTGGGGGTATTGTACCTTTTGATTTTGTAGTAGATGGCAAGGAATATCCCTGGCGCGCCGGGTCCAACGAGCGAACCTCAATGGAGTTCAGTCACGATGTTCAGATCAATGGTAAGTCTTTACCGGCAGGATCGTACGGATTTGTGGTACTGGTAGAAAAAGATCAATGGATCTTGATATTCTCTTCTGGTAAGTCCTGGGGAGCGTTCAATTATGACAAAGCCAACGATGTAATCCGCGTCCCGGTTGAGACTCGACAACTGCCTTTTCAGGAATGGCTGAGCTATGATTTTCTTAATCCAGAATCTGAATCGGTGGACATACAATTGCGGTGGGAGAATACTGCAGTGATGTTTCAAGTAAAAACCAATGCCACTATGAACATCATGAAAAACCTCGTAGGTAAAACGGATAAAACGGCTTCTGAATACCAGGAATTGGCCTTGCGTACGTTAGAATGGGACAAGGATGCCTATGATAAGGCACTGGTTTATCTCGATTCATCTAAAACGAAAATTGATGATAATGAAAATGAAGCTTATCGAAGAGCCTATACATTCAATTACAAAGTTCTGAAAGGAGAATGGTTACAGGCCATCGGGGAGAAGAAAGAGGGAAAGGCCCTACTTGAAGAAGGACTTAGCGAAGCGGCTGGATTTAATGCCTACTACTATGGTCTAAACAAGTTACTGGTACAAGGCAAACCCAAAGAATCCTTGGCCATTTTGGAGGCACAGATCAATCGTGATCCAAAAAATCGAGCCAATTTCCTTGCCTTGGGAGAATATCACTTGAATCAGGGTAATCAGAAAGAAGCTACTGAAAGTTTCAAGCAAGCATATGAGTTGTCGAAAGGTTCGCTTGGAGAGAATTACTGTCGCTACTTATACCTTCAAAATAAGTTGGTGTTGGAGCGATCTTGA
- a CDS encoding arginase produces the protein MHPIKIIKNRSDIGAGTRGSDMGIDAIEIAAINSDNDYFTRFPFVDVDTHNEAIYNKVKTTIAKRIGFVREQCERVSNALQETLGEQHFPIVLSGDHSSALGTMSGIKAHFKDKRLGIVWIDAHADMHSPYTTPSGNVHGMPLAAALGEDNLKNQINEVTGVAKEEWDNMKNIGVPGPKFLPQDLVFFGVRDTEPPEDEIRMSLGLRKYMVHEVRFRGLDHVMDEVIEKLSDCDVIYISFDVDSLDCDLISKGTGTPVSKGFDPDEVVQIINRLIKTDKVACLEVTEVNPLLDEKGNKMAETAFEVLDQVTDTIEGRG, from the coding sequence ATGCACCCCATTAAAATCATAAAGAATCGTTCCGATATTGGTGCGGGAACCCGTGGTTCCGATATGGGAATAGATGCCATCGAAATTGCTGCGATCAATAGCGATAACGACTACTTCACACGCTTTCCTTTTGTAGATGTAGATACCCACAATGAAGCCATCTACAACAAAGTAAAGACCACCATTGCCAAAAGAATTGGTTTCGTTCGGGAACAGTGTGAACGCGTATCTAACGCACTTCAGGAAACGTTAGGTGAGCAGCATTTTCCGATCGTATTGTCCGGAGACCATAGCTCCGCGCTGGGTACCATGAGTGGCATCAAAGCGCATTTCAAGGACAAACGACTGGGTATTGTCTGGATCGATGCACATGCTGACATGCATTCACCTTACACCACCCCTTCAGGTAACGTTCATGGTATGCCGCTCGCTGCCGCACTAGGTGAAGATAACCTGAAGAATCAGATCAATGAAGTGACAGGTGTCGCCAAAGAAGAATGGGACAACATGAAGAACATCGGGGTACCGGGACCCAAATTCCTGCCACAGGATCTTGTTTTCTTTGGCGTGCGTGATACGGAACCACCAGAAGACGAAATCAGAATGAGCCTTGGCCTCCGTAAATACATGGTACATGAGGTACGGTTCCGTGGCCTGGACCATGTGATGGATGAAGTGATTGAAAAACTGTCCGATTGTGATGTGATCTACATTTCTTTTGATGTGGACAGCCTGGATTGCGATCTCATCTCCAAAGGAACTGGCACGCCGGTTTCCAAAGGATTTGACCCGGATGAAGTCGTACAGATTATCAACCGACTGATCAAAACCGATAAAGTGGCCTGTTTGGAAGTGACAGAAGTGAATCCCCTACTGGATGAAAAGGGTAACAAAATGGCGGAAACGGCTTTTGAAGTGTTGGATCAGGTAACCGATACGATTGAAGGAAGAGGTTAA